The Mauremys reevesii isolate NIE-2019 linkage group 1, ASM1616193v1, whole genome shotgun sequence genome segment tataacagcgtttaaaagagaactggataaattcatggaggtgaaggccataaatggctattagcctggatgggTATGGAATGgagtctctagcctctgtttgtcagagggtggagatggatggcaggagagagatcacttgatcactgcctgttaggttcactctctctggggcacctggcattggccactatcggtagacaggctactgggctgtatggacctttggtctgacacagtatggctgttcttatgttcctccccacagcccccagagaCTTAACACACACCTGGTGAATCCTTCCTTGCCAAAGTCCAGCCCTGTGGGCACCAGGCGAACATTGCGTTTCTTCAGGGCATAATCCACAACCCATTCATTCTCTTCCACCTGCCAGAGACCAAGCATTAGAGACAGACTCTGTGGAGACTCTCCGAATgagagctcccccagcacacGGGCCAGCTGCCTGGCACCCAAAGGGAACTCACCATGATGGAGCAGGTACAGTACACTACGTAGCCCCCCGTCTCTGAGGCAGCATTGACTGAGTCAATAGCACTGAGAATCAGCTCCTTCTGAAGATGAGCACAACGCAGGACATCCCTCTCATCCTGAGAGACACAGAGGAGGTTAGAACACTTGAGCTGTGCTGATCCACTCCTTCCCCTGGCCTAGCTCACTGCACCCTCTGTCCCTGCTGCGAACGGGGGTGTGATGAGAGCAAGAGCCCCAGTGGTGAGGTAGCAGGACTCAGGTAGGCTTCTACCCCTAAATCTGGTCCCAGAACAGTGTGTGCGAGGGAGACAGGTCAGTTTTTTTCAGGTTTCTCTGGTCCAGACATCTTGGTACAAGGACAAGAGTCCAGAAGCCCTGCTCGTCCATGGCCTGCGGGCAAGTTCACATCTCACTCTATACCCTACACCAGCAGTTTTCAACCAGGGGCCCtccggggtgggtggggtggggggcacaagcaagtttcagggggtccaccaaaataaaccagagatcAGGGCAAGTGTTAAattcactggggcccagggcagaaagctcaagcccaagcccctcctccctgggctgaagcagaagcccaACCAACGTAGCTTGGTGGGGCCCCTTGTGGCTGGGCAATCGCTctccttgctaccccctaacgccagctcggccctggcttttaatctactgacAAACAATTGTTGCTACAAAAATTCCATTGCCCACCTGTGCAACGGAATTTTTGTAGCATGTTGCGGGGGGCCTCAGAAGGaagaagtctgagaacccctgcactacacCACAAATCACCCAAGCTCCTTCCCACCTTCtcctgagccgccccccccccgcaggctgCTCACCTTGTTGGTTTTGACAGCAGGATCCTTGGAGATGACACCTGTGCCACTGCAGGGAGCATCAAGGAGGACACGGTCAAACCCACCCAGCACCTAGAGGTGGGTGGAGAGACAGAGGTCTTGGACTCAATTCCACTGAAAGGACAACAAGGGGGACAATGCAGAAAAGGGGaaattggggaggagggtggggaagagagatgCTCCATTGCCTTCTCTCCCACCCCATGTGCATTCCTTTCTTGTGAGTCACCCACCCGCTGCATACAGTCAAGGAGAGCATAGCTGAATTCCATGAAGCCTTGTGATGGCCACAGCAAGCATGAAACTACCCAGTGGCTGCATACCTTGGGGAACTGGCGTCCATCGCAGTGGCTCAAGACAGCATTGGTGACTCCCAGACGGTGCAGGTTCCCCACCACACTGCGCAGCCGCTCAGCACTACTGTCGTTGGCCAGGATCACACCTGTGTTCTTCATCAGCTGAGCTGCCAGGGGATGAAGGTTACATCAAGACCCAATGTGCAGCCCCACCACTCCCAATCAGCAGCAGGAATACCCcggcccccccttccccagtggGCCCCTCACTGCCCTCCCCCTCTTACCAGGCAACCCATCCCCCAGCTTCCCCCTATTTCTCTGTCCCCAGGCATCCCCGCAGACCTCTTTCCCCCAGGCTCTCCTCCCAAACTCCAGAGCCTTGGTCCCTccatcatccccccaccccagtcaggTACCTATGTAGCTGGTCTTGCCTCCTGGGGCACAGCACATGTCCAGGATGCGTTCATTCTCTTGGGGGGCCAGAGCCATGACAGGAAGGAGGCTGGAAGCTCCTTGTAGCATGTAGTGTCCAGCCAGGTACTCAGGGGtggcacctgggggggggggggggggagcgaaaGAGAGGAGGGGTGAAGAACAGAGCCATGAGAAGAGGGGAAACAGCCAAAAAATGAGTCAGTCAGCTCAGCCCTGTGAAAGGAGGGTCAGTTTCTCACCAATGGGCACAGAGGAATCGTAGACAACAAGCCCCGTTTTCGACCACTTCCCCAGGGGGTCAAGATTCACACCGCGATTAATCAGAGCCTGAAGATGAAGACAGAGGGGTGAGATCTTTGCTCCATAACTGGGACAGAGGTTGAGGGACCATGATGCTTTGCTCACCTGTGCCAGGTCTCGTCGCCGTGTTTTCAGCGTGTTGGTACGAAGCGTCATGGGGCGAGGAACCTCATTAGATTCTAAGAAGTTGACCAGCTGAAGATAGAGTCAGAGTTTAGGGCCAGAAGGCACCACCAGATCACCTAGACTGTCTTCCTGTACATAACAGGCCATCTAACAACCCCTCCCAGTACTTGCAAGCTAtgcccaacaaccaaaattacaGTAAAGTATTACAACCGTCAGGAGACTAGACTGTTGTGTGCTACAAGCAGAGAACAGGAGGAACCAAGATGCACCAATACCTGAGGCCTGTACAGTGGCAGGGAAGCATTTACgggagatatacccagataatcctggcaaatgACCCACActcacatgctgcagaggaaaacaAACCCTCCCTCCAGGTTACTGCTAATCtgagctgggggaaaattccttcccaaactCACATGAGAtggtcagttagaccctgagcatgtagcAAGAACCAGTCAGCCAAGCACCCGGTGAGAGACAATGATCAATACCACCTCCAAGCCTTGGCCCACCCTGTCCACTGCCccttctccagctgtggccaactctgatgcttcagaggaaggaaaggaaaaaaaacaaaaccagaatacATTGCCAGGGAGGgagtcccttcctgacccctgcaggtaaCCAGCTGAAATCCCgaagcatgagattttaaaaatatcggACATGAACCAGAAGGAACCTCCAGGACTGCCGAGACCTGCACCCAGCCATATAATTCCACTGATAAATTTGTCCAACTCTCGTTTTCCCCCATAACTTCTAGAATCTGTTCCAGAACCTGTTCTCTGATGGTTAAAAACTGCCTTCTAATTTCCAGCTTGAATTTGTTCacgtccagtttatatccactttTTTTTGGGTCAACATTGTCCTTtaacttaaatagctcttcatccTCCCTGGTGTCTACCCGCTATGTAGATGTATAGCACTATCATatcccctcagcctttgttttgcTAACAAACCAAACTCTTCCAGTTTCCTCTCATAAGATAAGCCCTCCATTCCCCgtttaaattaatcttttttgaacatgggagaccagaactgtacacattccaaatgaggtctcactagtgccttgtataatggcattaatacttccgTATCTTTCCTGGAAATGCCTTGCTTCACATcctagcctttttcacagccgcatCATGTTGGTGGCTCAGTCACCTGTGATCGGCTCATACACCCAAGTcgctctcctcctctgttgcttccaactgatgagcACCCAGCTAATAGCAGACCCTATGTGCATGAACTTGCAATTTGTACTATTAAATTGcatcccatttctgttactccagtttttAAGGTCTTCCTGTTCCTGTATAATATTCTGAACCTCCTCTGTATTGATCATGTCTCTCAACTTTAGCagcagcaaatttcattagcactcttttttgtgccaaagtcatcaataaaaatattaaatatgagAGGTCCCTAAaccaatccttgaggaactccatcAGTTCCTCCATCCAGTCCAATAGTTCACCTTTTAGCATAACTTGTTGCCTTCTCtgctttaaccagttccttatccacctgaCAGTGCTTGGACTGATCCCCATCTTTCCTAATTTAACTAACAATGTTCCATGTGGTACTGTGTCAAACAGTTTACCGAAGCCCAGGTATATTAGATCTATTTAGATAGATTTAATTATTCTTTTCTTCACAATTTGCTCTAAAGCCCTGCATGCTACTGAGGTCAGACTACAAGGTCTGTAATTGCCCAGGTTACTTTCTTCCCGCTTTCTTAAATACAGGTACCGTAGCTATTCTCCAggggagaaaagaaaatgagaaagaacaggggaaggcagcagggaagTCAGGCCCATATCTGGGAACTGGGTGGGCAGATGGGTGAACACCAGTCAGTGTGGATGTAGGCTGGGTGAATCCAGAAGCATACCTGGACCTGGGCGGGGTTCATACCTCAGGGAGAGGGAAGAGCTCCATGAGCTTCTTAAGCAAGAAGTCACTGTAGGAATAGTAAGCAGCAAGGTCCTGGCGTAGCAATGCGAGGTACTCCTGCCGGGCACGTCCCGCCTCCCGCTTCACCCTGAAGTCCTGCAGCACCTCCACATTGTCCTTGATACGCTGATGAATGAGGTGCAGGTCAGGTGGCTCAGCAGGTAATGAGGCAGTTAAGGAATCAAGAAAAAGAAGAGTCACACGACCCTGGGCATTGCTCAAATGTGAATATTGTGTGCATACCAAGCATGACTTTCAGGCTACGCATATGGCATCACAAATGCCTTTGCTGTTATGCTGGAGCGTGTTAGTTCCCCTCTCTCCCTAATAACACACAAGCACAATCTAACACATGCAGGTGGTATGGCTCCTGTGATACACTAGTGCAGCCTACCATAACCAATACACCTCCGCTATGCAACACACATGTACAACCCAACATGGTTCTGTGCAAGAGTGTTGGTGCTCATCTGTGCTGTGTACACAGCTTAAGTGCGCCACACACGTTAGAGGGAAGGATATTCTCTTTCTCGATCTCCTCACCACTGGGTAACACAAATTGCTCATCTATCTCCATATTGAGCTGCAGGTCtgtgtcctcctcttcctcctgcccctTGCTTCGGCTGctcacctgctcctcctcttcttcactGTCATCCTCACTGAGCCCCTCCCTGAGCACAAGAGAGGGAAGGGTTTGCATTTAAGCATGGGAACCTtccatcctctccctccccccacataagGAGAGAAGTGCCACAGAGAaatgtccagttctgatgcccacaattccagaaggatggtgatcaattggagagggttcagaagagccatgagaatgatgcaaggattagaaaacctgccttctatTGATGGTTAAGCTAAatagttaaggggtgacttgattacagagTATAAATACCTACAGGGGGGAACAGATATGTAACAATGGGCTTTTCaagctagcagagaaaggcatagcacaatccagtggctggaagctgaagctagagaaATCTAGATTGGAAATAAGGAGTACATTTTAATGGTGAGAATAATTAGTCACTGGAACACTTTAGCAagagtcgtggtggattctcaactactggcaatttttaaattaagactggATGTTTGTCTAAGGAACATGCTCtcggaattattttggagaagttctatggcctgtgttaacacagggggtcagactagatgatcacagtggtccccttctggccttggaatctaggcaTGCTAGAAATGTAGGGGGGATGGAAGAGACAGCCTCACCCCAGCCTAGGAGAGAACCTGCTGGCCTCCAGCTCCTGAAACTCTCACCTGCCAGACTTCTGCTTCCGGGCGGCTTGTTCGATGGGCAGCAGCTAAGAGAGTCATGGGAGAGTTAATGAAACTATGGCATCAGATGgcactccctgccacccccattcctgcccctgTAAAACCCACTCACTCTATGCGAGAGCACATACAGACCAGCAGCAGGTAAAGGCAGGATTAAGTACTCTATGCCTGGACCCATCTCCACTCTTGAGGTCTCTCCGGGTCTCTCTCCCATGGGGATAAAGCCTTTcaactcctcccacccaccccaggcctcCTCCATCTCAGTGATAAGGTCATGATGTCTGAGTCCCGCACTACCCCCAGCTGGGGAAGTCTCAAGTGTTCACTGTGACATGAAAGTCAAGAGTTCCTACCTCCTCTTCCTCAGAGGACGAGGCTCCATAATCATCCACCATCTCCTCATTGCTCCCATCATCCCCCATGCTCTCCCAGGCATCTACAGCCTCATCTCCCTCACTTTCACTCGACTCCAAACGCTCTTCTTCATTATCGCCAGCAGGCTGTGATCTCTTGGCTGGAGTTAGCGAAAGTGAGCAGCTGTCACTGCTCCCAAGCTGAGGGTACAGAGAGGCTCCTTCTGCTGGCCCCTTGCATTTTCCTCCTTTCTGTAGTGATGGCTGCTCTGCAACTGCAGGCAGAAGAAAAGGTTAATGATTTGTAACAACCCTCAAAACCATCTTGTCCTGTTCAATGCAAAATAAGAGGGCTGGGAATTCTGCATTCTAACTTCTAGCTAGAAGGGCCAGTTaattctctgtacctcagtttcctcacataCAGTCAATGGGGATTTATGATACACATCCCTTTTTCACAGGTCTAACACGGACTTTAAAATTCTATTTATTTGTTATGATATTTCTCTTGCTTGTTTCCAAGTTCGATTCTTATGCTACACCAGCATGACACCAGAGCACCTTTCACAATGTGTTATGTGGAGCAACTAACAATGGTTACATGTAGTTGTTCCTTTCTCCGTTCCTTCCTTTTTCCAAGGGggacccccccccttttttttttaaatctatgatGTGGTATGACTTTGTATTAGTGAAGGCAGGTCACAGAAGAGTGTTCTATACTTGTAATGGAAAATAGTGAGGTTTACAGTAGTTATTGTAAGGATGTTTTTTTTAGAAGgcggcactggattgggactctgcagatctgggttcagttccagaCATCACCATAGACTGTATCTCTCTGAACCTGTCTCAATTTCCAAATGTAAAATAGGGGTCACAGTATTTTTGTTCATCTCATTGGTTTAGATTGTAATCTCAGAGTCAGGGAGTGCCTTTCACTATGTTAGTGCAGCGTTTAGCACAATGAGGTTGTGATCTTGGTTGGGaccttcagggtatgtctacactgcagctgggagtgtgcctGCCAGCCTAGGCTCgcgtaaaaatagcagtgtacacACAGCAGCACGGACAGAGGCTCAGAGCCACCACCCAAGCTTGGACCCAGGAGGACGGGCAGGTTCTGATTTGGGgggctagcctgagccaccaTCTGTGCTGTAATATTTATGCTGCTACTTTTAGCAAGCAAGAGTGAGCAGAGCTAGCACTactctgtctacctgggctgggaggctcactggcagctgcagcatagacatcCCTTTGGCACGGCCGTAAACACAAACTCTTCATTCTCCTCATTACTAAGTGGTTCTTGGATCTGTGAAGATTTCTCTCTACACTTTTGGATTAGTCCCCAAAAATTCCCAGATCCTTCAGTGTATCCTGAGCCCAGGTTATTGTGCACCCTGAGGTCAAGGACTGAGACCATTGCATTTGAAGCTGTATTTTATGGGGAACCAGCATAGAAAGCAGAAAATAAGTCTGATATGCTTCCTCCCAGTGTTACTGAGGGGAGACAGTTTTAAAAATCCAGGTTTTACAAAATTTAATTTGAGCCAAAATTAAGTTATGGTGGTTACAAGGCGCTTCTTAGTCCTGTGCAATGCACGTGTTTAAAACCCTGGCTACTAAAGATGCCCACAACACCCTGGAGGTCAGGTGGGGGCAATAGAAAGAGATGTCCACTGCTTAAAACAACTTAAGCTATGCCAGACTCCTACTCTGCTCACAGCTGGGGACGAAAGTGACATTTAAGAACTTAGAACATCCGGAACTCTTCATTagaaaaatgcttttaaatgaTTGAAGTCAACTCATTAAACAGATACCTGTGCTGGTGCCATCCGTCTTCCCCTTATCTGTTGGCTTCTTTAGCTGAAGCAGATTTTTCCTAGCTTGGGTTTTTCCTGACCCCATTCGTCTCTTTGCAGCCCTGAAAACACATGGACAAGTGAacaaaaagaataaatgaacagaAAAACCCTCTGACGTCAAAGAGCCTAAAAACTCCCTCTGACTTGGGTCTGCCAGATTGCAAATAGTGCCTTGGATTCTATCCTCTCTAGAGGAGAAATTAATTCATGTATTTGTACACTCACCTTTTTCGTGCATGGCTGGATAATTTGTTTCCACTGTTATCAGTAGCTAGAAACAAACAAAGATGAAAGATAATTAAGAAACTGGTTACAGGAGGAGGACAAACAATAGGATGATGTCCTTATTTAAAAGCCCTTACAGGTGTGATTGCGTGTGGGgagtgcatgcatgtgtgtgtgcatgtgcagaaaatgtagaaaaggaTACGGAAACAAAGACACTTACCTGGGGAAAGAAATTTGGCTAATTCTACCTCTGCTCCCTTCTGTTTGCGGGCTTTGCGCCCTGGGCCACGTTTTTCCTTCCTCTGTACATCAAGTTTGCGCCCCATAGTACTGTTCACCCTGTGGGGTAAGTGaaggaaaaggaaggaaagaaaatgagataaaagaaaacagaacagaccccctccacacacacatttactcatATGGCATGGCAACCTCAGGGCTGATTCCTTTAGGACAGCAGTTCTTCCAATTGCCTGTCTCAGTCTCTCTAACACAGCGGTTCTCGAACAGGGGTTCATGTGCCCCTGGGGTTACACTGAGAGCTTCCTGGGGGTActtcaattcatctagatatttgcctagttttacaacaggctacataaaaagcactagcaaagttagtacaaactaaaatttcatacaataagttgtttatactgctctatataccataCATTGAAATccaagtacaatatttatgttctgatttattttataattatatggtaaaaatcagAGAGTCAGCAATGtttctgtgtgctgtgtgtgacacttctgtatttttacgtctgattttgtaagctaggcgattttaagtgaggtgaaacttgggggtatggaAGGCAAGTCAGCCTCCTGACAGGGTAGTCTaggaaggttgagaaccactgatctcaCACACTCCCCGATCTAAGGCGTCTCTGGTTAAGCCCCAGCCCCCTGTATCTCATTTCTGAGCTCTCGAATCTCCCTGCCCAGAAACCAATGAGCTCAGGGTCttccccaaaccctcagccctcCCGACCAGCCTCGGAGTTTTTCCCAGTTCAGACACAAGGAGCCCGCGGCTGGATCCCCCCCGCCAAGGCCCGAGCGCTGCTGGAGCTTTCACCCCAAGTTACCACCGCGCCCGGGGCGCCTGCACGAACCCCGGCCTCCCCCGCGCGCTACCCCGGCTGCGAGCCAGGCTGCGGGAGTGGGGACACGGGCACAGCCccggagcagcagccgcagccccGCACCTACCGTCCGGCCCCACGTGCGCAGCGGCGAGTTCCTGGCCCGGCCTGAGCCAAGCGCAGCGCCCTCCACGCAGGCTCAGCCCGGCTCCGCCCTCGCCCTGGGATTGGCCGGACGCTTCTCCTCCTGCCACCCCGCCATTGGCTAGAAGCGTCTCCCCCTACCCAGCGATTAGgcagcctgccccgccccccttcccccagccgaGAAGAGGCGCAAGCGAAGCCCCATCCCGCAGTCGGGGTTGTTCGACTCGTTTTGGAGCAAGGCAGGTGTGAATCTGGAGTGCAGCCGCGATCCCAGAATAATTCCATGGGTGGGGCTAGACAGCCGTAAAAGCTGGAGGCTTGGTCtaccccaggggtcggcaacctttcagaagtgctgtgcttagtcttcatttattcactgtaatttaaggtttcaggtgccagtaacacattgaacgtttttagaaggtctctttctatgcgTTTATAtattataactaaactattgtgtgtaaagaaaataaggtttttaaagtgtttaagaagcttcatttaaaattgaattaaaatgcagagacccccccgccagaccagtggccaggacacaggcaatgtgagtgctactgaaaatcagcttgtgtgctgcctttagcacatgtgccataggttgcctacccctgttctacccTGCAAAGTTAGGGCAGTATTGGTGTCAGGCAGGACTCTAgagaacccccacccctgggggcCTAGCTAGGCTAACCCCAGCCATGTCAAGGAAAGAGGGTTTATTGACCTACACCCCTGTTTGGGGAGGTGATGTACTTACATTAACAGAAAGTTGTGCCAGCAGCTGCTCTAGCTATGCTGGCAGAGactctatagcaggggtaggcaacctatggcacacgtgccaaaggcaggatgcaagctgattttcagtgacactcacactgcccgggtcctggccattggtctgaggggctctgcattttaatttaattttaaatcaagcttcttaaacattttaaaaaccttattttctttacacacacaatagtttagttat includes the following:
- the NOP2 gene encoding probable 28S rRNA (cytosine(4447)-C(5))-methyltransferase is translated as MGRKLDVQRKEKRGPGRKARKQKGAEVELAKFLSPATDNSGNKLSSHARKRAAKRRMGSGKTQARKNLLQLKKPTDKGKTDGTSTVAEQPSLQKGGKCKGPAEGASLYPQLGSSDSCSLSLTPAKRSQPAGDNEEERLESSESEGDEAVDAWESMGDDGSNEEMVDDYGASSSEEEELLPIEQAARKQKSGREGLSEDDSEEEEEQVSSRSKGQEEEEDTDLQLNMEIDEQFVLPSGEEIEKETAEPPDLHLIHQRIKDNVEVLQDFRVKREAGRARQEYLALLRQDLAAYYSYSDFLLKKLMELFPLPELVNFLESNEVPRPMTLRTNTLKTRRRDLAQALINRGVNLDPLGKWSKTGLVVYDSSVPIGATPEYLAGHYMLQGASSLLPVMALAPQENERILDMCCAPGGKTSYIAQLMKNTGVILANDSSAERLRSVVGNLHRLGVTNAVLSHCDGRQFPKVLGGFDRVLLDAPCSGTGVISKDPAVKTNKDERDVLRCAHLQKELILSAIDSVNAASETGGYVVYCTCSIMVEENEWVVDYALKKRNVRLVPTGLDFGKEGFTRFKERRFHPSLKSTRRFYPHTHNMDGFFIAKLKKFSNAIPKMQKDEESTVETASPASAPEVAAEPQLKRKKLERLKVTVGQKKQRQPPSKGGSVQRHKRPFPQRPGARPPARKQHRVHPNRQ